The genomic window TGGGGGCGGCGGAGCAGCTGGCCCACGGGGAGTCGCGGCGGCTGATCCGCCTGGTCACCGAGCACCCGGCGTCGGAGGCGCGGGACCCCTTCGGTCCGGGGGACGGCAGCGCGGACGGCAGCGCCGACACCGAGGACTCCGGGGCCCCCGTCCAGAAACCGGCGGAACCTGTCGAGTGGCTCGACGCCGCGGACGGCTCCGGGCGGCTGCCCGCGAGCCACCGGCAGACCCGGTTCGCGCAGCACGCGGGCTACGGGCTGCGCACCGTGAGCAGCTTCGCGCTGCTGCCCGTGCCGCTGCAGGCGCAGCGGTACCAGCGGATCCAGGACTCGCTGGCCGCCAGCCCGTTCGCCGAGCACTACCGGATGCACACGTGGGTGGGGGAGGCGCCCGAGGAGCTGCTGTCCCCGCTCGCGCAGCTGCACGCCAAGATCCCCACGGACTCGTTCGTGCGCCCGATCGTCGCGGACCCGGATCCGTGGGACGGCGCCCGGGTGCGCCGCACGGAGCAGCTGCGGCAGGAGGACGGGGACCGTTCTCTCATGGCCGTGGTGCAGGACCTGCGCAGCGGGGAGCTGGTGGGGATGACGGAGCTGATCATCGCGCAGCACCGCCCCACGCTCGCACTGCAGGACGAGACCCTCGTGGTCCGTGAGCACCGCGGGCACCGGCTGGGCATGCGCCTGAAGCTCGCCAACCTGGAGCAGCTCGCCCAGGTGGCCCCGGACGTGGCCACGGTGTACTCGTGGACCCACAGCGGCAACGACCGCATGAACTGGGTCAATGCGCAGCTCGGCTTCCGGGACGCCGGGCAGTCGGCCATCTGGGAGCAGGACTTCAGCATCCACTGACCCCCGCGCCGCGCCGGTGCACCGGGGGAGGCCCGGAGGGCGGCGCGTCCACGCCCCGCGGCGGGCGCGGTGAGCCCCGGCACCGCGAGGTGCACGGAGGTCACCAGGGTAAAGCGAGCACCGCGGAGGAGTCCCCCGGTTCGAGTCCACCGCGCGGCACGCAGAGCAGCCCGTCCGCCTCGCTCAGGCCCCGCAGCATGTTGGAGCCCACGGCACGGCACGGCACCCAGGCGCCGTCGCGACGTCGTGCGGGAACGAGCCGCTCGCTGCGCCCGCCCGCGGCGGCCCCCGCGGTGACGGGCAGCAGCTGCGGTGCGGGGCGGCCGGAGAGCCCGGCCAGCAGTGCGCCGCCCACCAGCAGCAGCACCACCACGGCGCCCAGCGGGTTCCCGGGCAGCGCGAGCACCGCGCTGCGTTCGGCGGCCCCCAGTAGGGCGGGGTGCCCCGGCTGCAGGTCGAGCTGGTCCAGGAGCAGCCGGGTGTCCCGTTCCAGCAGCGGACGCACGTGGTCGGCGCCCGAACGGGCCGTGCCCCCGGTGGTGAGCACGAGGTCGTGGTCCGCGCAGGCGGTACGCACCGCGGCCTCGAGGGCCGCGGGATCGTCGTCGATCCGTTGCACGGTGCCCACCGCGGCGCCGTGGGCGCGGAGCACGTGGGGCAGGGACATGCTGAACGCGTCCCGCACGTGGCCGGGGCCCGGCACCCCGCTCGTGCGCACCTCCGAACCCGTGAGCAGAAGCGCGACCCGGGGCACGCGACGCACGGGGAGGGCGTCCAGGCCGGCCACCGCGGCGAACGCGGCGTCCGCGGGGGAGAGCCGTCTGCCCGCGCTGAACACCACCTCGTCGGACCCGCACTCGGTGCCGGCGGGGCGGATGTGACGGCCCGCCAGCTCCGAGCGGGGCGCGTCCGCGCGCAGCGCCACGCGATCGCCCTCGCGGGCGGTGTACTCCTCGCGGACCACACCGGTGGTGCCCTGCGGGATCACGCCGCCCGTGACCACGGGCACGGCCGTGCCAGGGGTCAGGGACACCGCCGAGGCCTCGCTCGGCAGCGCGGCACCGTCGAGTGGCGCGGCCTCCTCGGAGGGCGTGGCGTCCTCGGACAGCGTGGTGCCCTCGCGCGGGGTGGTCCGGGTGCGGAGCAGCGTCCAGGGTCCGGGGCCGTTCACCGCGTAGCCGTCCATGGCGCTGGACGCGTAGTGCGGAACGGGGCACAGGGCACGGACGTCCTCGGCCAGCACGCGACCACAGGCCCGGTCCAGGGGGACCCGTTCCGTGGCCGCGCAGGGCGCACCGGGACCGTGGCTCGGACCGTGCGGGGCGGCGTCGTCGTGGTGGGCGGGAGCCGGGCACCCGGTGCCCGTTCCGGTCCGGTCCTCGGTGGCGGGCCCTTCCGAGGGTGCCGCGGCGTGCGACGCTGCGAGCGCGAGGCCCGCGCGGTGGGCGAGTTCGCGGGCGGCGTCCCGCCCGGCGTGGTGCAGGGTGTCCAGACCGCGGGCCCAGGCGGGATCGGGCGGGGTGGTCACGGGCTCAGCCACCGGCGAAGGGCGGCAGGACGTCCACGGTGGCCCCCGGGGCGAGCGGCGCCCGGGGATCCCTGGCGGTGACCCCGTCCACGAGCCACGAGCACCGGGGGAGCACCCGGGCCAGGGTGGGCTCACCGGGCGGGGCCACGGGGTGCAGGGACACGAGCAGCTGCTCGAGGTCCTTGCGGGTGAGGATCGTGGCGGTGGCCACGTGCTCCTCCTCGGTCCCGGCAGCGGCGGCCGCAGCCGCGAAGTATCTCACCAGCACGCCTCAGCCCCCGATCGCACTCATGCTGCGCTCCGGCTGGACGTAGTCCCCGGAGTCGAGCCCGGTGTGGTCCATGCCGTGGGCCCGGGGCTTGACCCACATGGCCTCGCGCCAGCGCTGGGCGACGTCTGCGTCCGTGGCACCCGAGCGCAGCAGGTGCATGAGGTCGGTCTCGTGGTGGGAGAACAGGCACGAGCGCACGTGCCCCTCGGCCGTGATACGTGTGCGCGTGCAGTCCTCGCAGAAGGGCTCGGTGACGGAGGCGATGATGCCCACGGTGCCGAGCACCTGCCGGTGGCCCCGGCGCCGCACGAGGTACTTCTCCGCGGGGGCGCCGCCGCGGGGGGCGCTGTCCGGGGAGAGGTCGAAGTCGCGGGAGAGGCTCTGCCGGATCTGCGCGGCGGTCACCATGTTCTCGCGGGTCCAGCCGTGGTCGGCATCCAGGGGCATCTGCTCGATGAAGCGCAGGTCGCACTCGTTCTCCAGCGCCCAGTGCAGCAGCTCGGGCGCCTCGCGCTCGTTCACGCCGCGCATCAGCACCGCGTTGATCTTCACGGGACTCATCCCCGCGCGCCGTGCGGCCGCCACACCCTCCAGGGCCTCGGTGAGCCGCCCCCGCCGGGCCAGCCGGGCGTAGGTCTCCGCGCACAGGGTGTCCAGCGAGACGTTCACGCGGGTCATGCCGGCATCCGCGAGGCCCTGCGCCCGTGCCGCCAGCCCGATGCCGTTGCTCGTCATGGACACCGGGATCCCGGGCAGGGTGGCGTGCAGGGAGCCCACCAGCTCCTCGAGGTCCGGGCGGATCAGGGGCTCACCGCCCGTGAGCCGGATCTCGCGCACCCCGAACTCGGCCACGGCGATGCCCGCGAGCCGCACGAT from Kocuria rhizophila DC2201 includes these protein-coding regions:
- a CDS encoding GNAT family N-acetyltransferase, with product MTQTSPVRIELLRIPDAFDHEAQRVLGDVAALVQASRRHVWGTGQLSNEAHDIFRDLKDPYERVNILCAFVEDRLVGRAEVRMPLISDTDMAQIVVHVDPEETSEGIGRGLLGAAEQLAHGESRRLIRLVTEHPASEARDPFGPGDGSADGSADTEDSGAPVQKPAEPVEWLDAADGSGRLPASHRQTRFAQHAGYGLRTVSSFALLPVPLQAQRYQRIQDSLAASPFAEHYRMHTWVGEAPEELLSPLAQLHAKIPTDSFVRPIVADPDPWDGARVRRTEQLRQEDGDRSLMAVVQDLRSGELVGMTELIIAQHRPTLALQDETLVVREHRGHRLGMRLKLANLEQLAQVAPDVATVYSWTHSGNDRMNWVNAQLGFRDAGQSAIWEQDFSIH
- a CDS encoding molybdopterin molybdotransferase MoeA → MAEPVTTPPDPAWARGLDTLHHAGRDAARELAHRAGLALAASHAAAPSEGPATEDRTGTGTGCPAPAHHDDAAPHGPSHGPGAPCAATERVPLDRACGRVLAEDVRALCPVPHYASSAMDGYAVNGPGPWTLLRTRTTPREGTTLSEDATPSEEAAPLDGAALPSEASAVSLTPGTAVPVVTGGVIPQGTTGVVREEYTAREGDRVALRADAPRSELAGRHIRPAGTECGSDEVVFSAGRRLSPADAAFAAVAGLDALPVRRVPRVALLLTGSEVRTSGVPGPGHVRDAFSMSLPHVLRAHGAAVGTVQRIDDDPAALEAAVRTACADHDLVLTTGGTARSGADHVRPLLERDTRLLLDQLDLQPGHPALLGAAERSAVLALPGNPLGAVVVLLLVGGALLAGLSGRPAPQLLPVTAGAAAGGRSERLVPARRRDGAWVPCRAVGSNMLRGLSEADGLLCVPRGGLEPGDSSAVLALPW
- a CDS encoding MoaD/ThiS family protein, whose protein sequence is MLVRYFAAAAAAAGTEEEHVATATILTRKDLEQLLVSLHPVAPPGEPTLARVLPRCSWLVDGVTARDPRAPLAPGATVDVLPPFAGG
- the moaA gene encoding GTP 3',8-cyclase MoaA, which translates into the protein MSVFLGNPQVLPRGVPTQGPLTDRFGRTATDLRISITDKCNLRCTYCMPAEGMKWLPRESLLSVAEIVRLAGIAVAEFGVREIRLTGGEPLIRPDLEELVGSLHATLPGIPVSMTSNGIGLAARAQGLADAGMTRVNVSLDTLCAETYARLARRGRLTEALEGVAAARRAGMSPVKINAVLMRGVNEREAPELLHWALENECDLRFIEQMPLDADHGWTRENMVTAAQIRQSLSRDFDLSPDSAPRGGAPAEKYLVRRRGHRQVLGTVGIIASVTEPFCEDCTRTRITAEGHVRSCLFSHHETDLMHLLRSGATDADVAQRWREAMWVKPRAHGMDHTGLDSGDYVQPERSMSAIGG